One genomic window of Etheostoma spectabile isolate EspeVRDwgs_2016 chromosome 7, UIUC_Espe_1.0, whole genome shotgun sequence includes the following:
- the itih6 gene encoding LOW QUALITY PROTEIN: inter-alpha-trypsin inhibitor heavy chain H6 (The sequence of the model RefSeq protein was modified relative to this genomic sequence to represent the inferred CDS: inserted 2 bases in 2 codons; deleted 2 bases in 1 codon) — protein sequence MDMMSLQIQCILLFLTLFVQEGLTRDYEANLGANVLLQRVRRQSKPTKAVLKVTDYHVRCSVVSRYAVTRVQSSVWNQLPITKEAAFEVDLPSSAFISNFTITSNGKVYVAQVKERAAARKIYDAAKKQGKTAGLVATKEREIEKFRVAVSVPSGARMSFSLSYEELLPRRLGRYELSLGLRPGQPVQNLTLDVSIMERTGISFIKAFPLKTSRLLSNTAQGDAEPPPSTHVEQSACCARVRYSPTPQQQNSISSKGLNADFIIQYDVDLKDLMGEVQVYDGYFVHYFAPRGLPVVPKDVIFVIDVSGSMIGTKMKQTKQAMGTILGDLREGDHFNIITFSDRVHTWKKGRTVRATRQNVRDAKDFVKRIIAEGWTNINAALLSAAQLVNPPSSAYSSHHSSHRVPLVIFLTDGEATIGVTAGDTILNNAKKALGSSSLFGLAFGDDADFLLLKRLALDNRGVARMVYEDADADLQLKGFYDEVASPLLSDIQLSYLEDQAFDITRSLFPNYFQGSELVVAGRVKPGVKDFKVSMSATDSKQHVKLENDVLISNAKGNGSEDSLDCSGDFEGISSFVHRLWAYATIKEXLLAKLNTTDPATQRLLTDKATNLSLKFNFVTPVTSLVVVKPDADEAAQTPTTAKPTTAATTTTTTAVPKTSAAGAAKKPSTPSNARPNKRKPDPPQPPPKQNKKISSPTSSPSKKTTTTSSPSSGKTAPNPLSGKKPSPSQNESKTASLPPPPPPLPVGKIPTXVLNALKTAPPPAPGKVSTPQPKALKTTTTSSTTTTKLTFTTSTAPPLSSVTTAPAPLPGRPLTPQPTTARPALPPVKVTVPSTVVENRSTSAPDVPEITTAPPEPLSPLTSPPPAPAPAVEDNNTDLSIATFVSATFAPMPGVTDGPRLWEAAGLLDVSTFIQRKDIDLVKDYDATYDYDYDLNYDAWDDTADTGAFDAAPSRLSTIRVFSSSVDGDPHFVVQLPKLHQNLCFTVDGRANDVLRLVEDPERGIIVDGHLMGAPSKHGAEERTRTYFDRLTISSATGGSGDIMITLSLDAVVVEGEGRDRLPINQQGSVMRQGVTVAVDNHQSCWIELAKDVRFLVLFHHYKQPSYLQMAHLGFYITDGRGLSASSQGLLGQFQHADMRVTAVKDYLGGGAHHETVSARGVLRWGSASMALTLQDKTLKDTVRRRHLGKCWVVPKAEVERLLGHTYKSYVVNHG from the exons CACCTCCAACGGCAAGGTGTATGTGGCCCAGGTGAAGGAACGAGCTGCTGCCAGGAAGATTTACGATGCCGCTAAGAAGCAAGGAAAGACCGCCGGACTTGTTGCTACCAA agagagggagattgaGAAGTTCCGTGTGGCGGTGAGCGTGCCGTCTGGAGCTCGGATGTCCTTCTCCCTGAGCTACGAGGAGCTGCTGCCTCGCCGGCTCGGCCGCTACGAGCTCAGTCTGGGTCTGAGGCCGGGACAGCCTGTCCAGAACCTCACCTTAGACGTCAGTATAATGGAGCGGACCGGCATCAGCTTCATCAAAGCCTTTCCTCTTAAGACGAGCCGACTGCTCTCCAACACTGCTCAAG GTGACGCAGAGCCTCCTCCCTCCACTCATGTGGAGCAGAGCGCTTGCTGTGCTCGGGTTCGCTACAGTCCTACTCCACAGCAGCAGAACAGCATCTCCTCTAAAGGTCTAAACGCAGACTTCATCATCCAGTATGATGTGGATCTTAAAGACCTCATGGGTGAAGTCCAG gtgtATGACGGCTACTTTGTGCATTACTTTGCACCCAGAGGACTTCCTGTGGTTCCTAAGGATGTCATATTTGTCATTGATGTCAGTGGCTCAATGATAGGCACTAAGATGAAACAG ACCAAGCAGGCCATGGGCACCATTCTCGGGGACCTGAGAGAGGGAGACCACTTCAATATCATCACCTTCTCAGACCGAGTTCACACCTGGAAGAAAGGACGCACAGTCCGGGCGACTCGGCAGAATGTACGAGACGCCAAAGACTTTGTGAAGAGGATTATTGCAGAAGGCT GGACAAATATCAATGCAGCTCTGCTTTCAGCTGCCCAGCTGGTCAACCCTCCATCCTCTGCCTATTCCAGCCACCACTCGTCCCACCGTGTCCCTCTGGTCATTTTCCTTACGGATGGGGAGGCGACCATCGGAGTGACGGCTGGTGACACCATCCTTAACAACGCCAAGAAAGCTCTGGGCTCCTCCTCTCTGTTTGGCCTGGCCTTTGGCGACGACGCCGACTTCCTCCTCCTGAAACGCCTGGCTCTGGATAACCGCGGCGTGGCTCGGATGGTGTACGAGGACGCAGACGCAGACTTGCAGCTGAAGGGCTTCTACGACGAAGTAGCCAGCCCTTTGCTATCAGACATCCAGCTGTCGTACCTGGAAGACCAGGCGTTTGACATCACCCGCTCCCTGTTCCCCAACTACTTCCAAGGCTCAGAGTTGGTGGTGGCTGGGAGAGTCAAACCAGGGGTCAAGGATTTTAAGGTATCAATGTCCGCCACTGATTCAAAGCAACACGTCAAGTTGGAGAACGATGTGTTGATTTCCAATGCAAAGGGGAACGGCAGTGAAGATTCACTCGACTGCTCAGGAGACTTCGAAGGAATCTCCAGCTTTGTGCACCGTCTCTGGGCGTATGCCACCATCAAGG TGCTCCTGGCCAAACTGAACACTACTGACCCTGCAACTCAAAGGCTACTGACAGACAAGGCCACCAACCTATCCCTCAAGTTTAACTTTGTAACACCAGTCACTTCTTTAGTCGTAGTTAAGCCAGATGCAGATGAAGCAGCTCAAACTCCAACCACCGCAAAACCCACCACGGCAGCAACTACAACCACGACTACTGCCGTCCCCAAAACATCTGCTGCCGGTGCTGCAAAGAAGCCCAGCACACCTTCTAACGCCAGGCCTAACAAGAGaaaaccagaccctcctcagccACCGCCaaagcagaataaaaaaatctcATCCCCAACTTCCTCCCCATCCAAGAAAACCACGACCACTTCAAGTCCCAGCTCTGGCAAAACTGCCCCAAATCCCTTATCTGGTAAAAAGCCCAGTCCTTCTCAAAATGAATCCAAAACtgcttctctccctcccccccctcctcctcttcctgtggGTAAGATACCCA TTGTGCTTAATGCTCTAAAAACAGCGCCACCCCCTGCACCTGGAAAAGTCTCCACCCCCCAGCCCAAAGCcttgaaaaca acaaccacttCCTCAACAACCACCACAAAGCTAACATTCACCACCAGCACCGCACCTCCACTCAGTTCCGTCACAACTGCCCCTGCGCCCCTGCCAGGGAGACCCCTTACCCCACAGCCCACTACAGCGAGGCCAGCCCTGCCACCTGTCAAAGTGACTGTGCCCTCCACAGTGGTGGAAAACCGCAGCACATCTGCTCCAGATGTCCCTGAAATCACCACCGCCCCGCCCGAACCGTTGTCTCCGCTCACCTCTCCCCCCCCGGCACCGGCTCCGGCTGTGGAAGACAACAACACTGACCTGAGCATCGCCACCTTTGTGTCGGCCACCTTTGCTCCCATGCCTGGTGTCACAGATGGGCCGCGGCTGTGGGAAGCAGCAGGGCTTCTGG ATGTCTCCACTTTCATTCAGAGGAAAG ATATCGATCTTGTAAAAG ACTACGATGCGACCTATGACTACGACTACGATCTCAACTATGACGCCT GGGATGACACTGCAGACACCGGAGCATTTG ACGCTGCTCCGTCCAGACTGAGCACCATCCGGGTCTTCTCCTCATCAG TTGATGGAGATCCTCATTTCGTGGTCCAGCTGCCAAAGCTGCATCAGAACCTGTGTTTCACCGTGGACGGCAGAGCCAATGATGTCCTCCGACTGGTGGAGGACCCAGAGAGAG GGATCATTGTTGACGGCCATCTGATGGGCGCTCCGTCCAAGCACGGCGCTGAAGAGCGCACGCGGACCTACTTCGACCGGCTCACCATTTCCTCGGCCACGGGCGGCTCCGGTGACATCATGATCACCCTGTCACTGGACGCTGTGGTGGTGGAAGGGGAAGGGCGGGACCGTCTTCCCATCAATCAGCAGGGGTCGGTGATGAGGCAGGGGGTGACAGTTGCCGTGGACAACCATCAGAGCTGCTGGATTGAGCTGGCCAAGGATGTGCGCTTCCTGGTTCTGTTCCACCACTACAAACAGCCCAGCTACCTGCAGATGGCTCACCTGGGCTTCTACATCACAGATGGGCGGGGGCTATCTGCTTCAAGCCAAGGCCTgctgg GCCAGTTTCAGCACGCTGACATGCGTGTAACAGCGGTGAAGGATTACCTGGGTGGAGGTGCTCACCATGAGACGGTTTCAGCCAGGGGGGTGCTGAGGTGGGGGTCGGCGAGCATGGCGCTCACCTTGCAGGACAAGACGCTGAAAGACACGGTGCGGAGACGCCACCTAGGCAAGTGTTGGGTGGTGCCCAAGGCAGAGGTAGAGAGACTGCTGGGTCACACGTACAAGAGCTACGTGGTGAATCATGGGTAA